In Flavobacterium enshiense, the genomic stretch ATTTCCATTATTTTGTCGCGGTAATCACCTTGAATAATAATGGATTCGTCTTTAAAGCTTCCGCCAACGCTAAGTTTGGTTTTGATTTCTTTGGCTAAGATTTTAAAATCTTCAATATCGCCTTCGTATCCTTCAATTATAGTGGTTGCTTTGCCTTTTCGCTTTTCGTATTTACAGATTAAAGGCTCCTTTTGAATGAAAAGAGTATGTTCTTCATCGTGAGTTTCTTCTGGCTCATTTGAAGGTATATGGTCAGGAAACAGGTTTTTTAGTTGGTCTTGTAAATCCATTTTTAAATAGAACGCTGATGAAACGGATGTTTC encodes the following:
- a CDS encoding translation initiation factor, whose amino-acid sequence is MDLQDQLKNLFPDHIPSNEPEETHDEEHTLFIQKEPLICKYEKRKGKATTIIEGYEGDIEDFKILAKEIKTKLSVGGSFKDESIIIQGDYRDKIMEILKEKGFKVKRVGG